One window of Candidatus Mycobacterium wuenschmannii genomic DNA carries:
- a CDS encoding epoxyqueuosine reductase, whose protein sequence is MTPQLPRRLAEHPTVRKVIADQADRPEPSDVIDAAWLRSICLSAGADDVAFASVNNPDLASEAPHVHQALPGARSYISLVVKMNRENVRSTARSVANQEFHRSGEILNEAAREITRTLEDRRYRALNPSATFPMEMDRFPGRIWVVAHKPVAVAAGLGVMGIHRNVIHPRFGNFVLLGTILVDAEISSYGQPLDYSPCLECKLCVAACPVGAIGKDGEFDFFACSTHNYREFMGGFTDWAQTIADSSDAADFRSKVTDSENASMWQSLSFKPNYKAAYCLAVCPAGDEVIEPYLDDRKEFMDRVLKPLQDKRETLYVLPNSAAKAYAEKRFPHKPVKVVDGGVAGRAADPPTA, encoded by the coding sequence GTGACGCCTCAGCTACCCCGCCGTCTTGCCGAGCATCCGACCGTACGCAAGGTGATCGCGGATCAAGCGGATCGCCCCGAACCCAGCGACGTCATCGACGCCGCCTGGCTGCGATCGATCTGCCTGTCGGCAGGTGCCGACGATGTCGCTTTCGCCTCGGTGAACAACCCGGATCTGGCGTCCGAGGCTCCGCATGTCCACCAAGCGCTGCCAGGTGCCCGCAGCTATATCTCGCTGGTAGTCAAGATGAATCGCGAGAATGTGCGATCCACCGCGCGCAGTGTCGCCAATCAGGAGTTCCACCGCAGCGGCGAAATTCTCAACGAGGCCGCTCGGGAGATCACCCGCACTCTGGAGGATCGTCGGTACCGGGCGCTGAACCCGTCGGCGACGTTTCCGATGGAGATGGACCGCTTCCCGGGCCGCATCTGGGTGGTGGCGCACAAACCCGTCGCCGTAGCGGCCGGCCTCGGCGTCATGGGCATCCATCGCAACGTCATCCACCCGCGGTTCGGCAACTTCGTCCTGCTGGGAACCATCCTGGTCGATGCCGAGATCAGTTCGTACGGGCAGCCTTTGGACTACTCGCCGTGCCTGGAATGCAAGCTGTGCGTGGCAGCCTGCCCCGTAGGCGCGATCGGCAAGGACGGCGAGTTCGACTTCTTCGCCTGCTCGACGCACAACTACCGGGAATTCATGGGCGGCTTCACCGATTGGGCGCAGACCATCGCCGACAGCTCCGACGCGGCCGACTTCCGGTCCAAGGTCACCGACTCCGAGAACGCGTCGATGTGGCAGAGCTTGTCGTTCAAGCCCAACTACAAGGCCGCGTACTGCCTCGCGGTGTGCCCGGCGGGCGACGAGGTCATCGAGCCTTACCTCGACGACCGCAAGGAGTTCATGGACCGAGTGCTCAAACCGTTGCAGGACAAGCGGGAAACGCTCTACGTGCTACCCAACTCGGCCGCAAAGGCGTACGCGGAGAAGCGGTTTCCGCACAAACCGGTCAAGGTCGTCGACGGTGGCGTCGCCGGCCGCGCCGCCGATCCGCCCACTGCCTAG
- a CDS encoding DUF732 domain-containing protein, whose product MWTRVVLAGALTMIGLAAPAHADPSADTAFLGALNNAGITYKAGPDAVAIGRRACQLMDQGHSEPDIAKSMSEQNAGFSAAAATRFTQIAESVYCPQHIAGGASAAQPAPQQPYYPAPEFPLPALPGAL is encoded by the coding sequence ATGTGGACTCGCGTCGTCCTCGCAGGCGCACTGACCATGATCGGTCTGGCTGCGCCGGCCCACGCCGACCCGAGCGCGGACACCGCCTTCCTGGGTGCGCTGAACAACGCCGGGATCACCTACAAGGCGGGCCCCGACGCCGTCGCGATCGGCCGGCGGGCCTGCCAGTTGATGGATCAGGGCCACTCCGAACCCGACATCGCGAAGAGCATGTCGGAGCAGAATGCGGGGTTCTCAGCCGCGGCGGCAACCAGGTTCACCCAGATCGCGGAGAGCGTCTACTGCCCGCAGCACATCGCCGGCGGGGCGTCGGCGGCGCAACCGGCGCCGCAGCAGCCGTACTACCCGGCACCCGAATTCCCGTTGCCGGCGCTGCCGGGGGCTCTATAG
- a CDS encoding lytic transglycosylase domain-containing protein, which produces MTVAAAPKPPDGAQPRLASTPAQVADDLVADEHALRDPSTGEAGVVAAAHRQQAAYRALGLHPDWDAAARPRIPAALLDTYDRNVDARRALNAITPARTTLPAWRIVPPAPADQLLGYYHQAESDTGVAWNYLAAINLVETRLGSIDGVSTADAQGPMQFLPATFAAYGQGGDIHSPHDSILAAGRYLAANNFANDHDHAIYRYNHAADYVRAVNQYAALIGGDPAAFAGYYRWDVYCRTTAGDVLLPIGYAEASPIPAADYIAAHPQ; this is translated from the coding sequence ATGACGGTGGCCGCGGCGCCCAAGCCACCCGACGGCGCGCAGCCTCGGCTGGCATCAACTCCCGCACAGGTCGCCGACGACCTGGTGGCCGACGAACACGCGCTGCGGGATCCCTCGACCGGGGAAGCGGGCGTCGTCGCGGCGGCGCACCGCCAGCAGGCCGCGTACCGCGCGCTCGGCCTGCACCCCGACTGGGACGCGGCCGCCCGGCCGCGCATCCCCGCAGCGCTGCTCGACACGTACGACCGCAACGTCGACGCGCGCCGCGCGCTCAACGCGATCACCCCGGCCCGCACGACGCTGCCGGCCTGGCGCATCGTGCCGCCCGCGCCGGCCGACCAACTGCTGGGCTACTACCACCAGGCGGAATCGGACACCGGCGTCGCGTGGAACTACCTGGCCGCCATCAATCTCGTCGAGACCCGCCTGGGCAGCATCGACGGAGTGAGCACCGCTGACGCGCAGGGTCCGATGCAGTTCCTGCCCGCGACGTTCGCGGCCTACGGACAAGGCGGCGACATCCACTCTCCGCACGACAGCATCCTCGCCGCGGGCCGCTACCTGGCCGCGAACAATTTCGCCAACGACCACGACCACGCCATCTACCGCTACAACCACGCCGCCGACTACGTCCGCGCGGTCAACCAGTACGCCGCGCTGATCGGCGGCGACCCCGCGGCGTTCGCCGGCTATTACCGGTGGGACGTCTACTGCCGCACCACCGCGGGAGATGTGTTGCTGCCCATCGGATATGCCGAAGCCTCGCCGATCCCGGCGGCGGATTACATCGCCGCCCACCCGCAGTAG
- a CDS encoding DUF1330 domain-containing protein, translating into MSIYALNLFNVANRAEYLEYARRSPAAVDAHGGRVVALGQFQEAILGDVEPRQVLILVEWESREAFDSYRDDPLLEDLHPHREDGSSDYIWHLFDRLDDLRPILGRDR; encoded by the coding sequence GTGTCGATCTACGCATTGAACCTCTTCAACGTCGCGAACCGCGCGGAGTATCTCGAATACGCGCGGCGCTCGCCGGCAGCCGTCGACGCCCATGGTGGCCGGGTCGTCGCGCTGGGTCAGTTTCAGGAAGCGATCCTCGGCGATGTCGAGCCTCGCCAGGTGCTGATCCTCGTCGAGTGGGAGTCGCGCGAGGCGTTCGACTCCTATCGCGACGATCCGCTGCTCGAAGACCTGCATCCGCATCGCGAGGACGGATCGTCGGACTACATCTGGCATCTGTTCGACCGCCTCGACGATCTGCGTCCGATCCTGGGGCGAGACCGCTGA